In Saccharomonospora marina XMU15, one genomic interval encodes:
- a CDS encoding GNAT family N-acetyltransferase yields MSHIRRIGRPGDLGWIVQAHGELYAAEYGFDGTFEALVARIVADFANDHDPVREAGWIAEVDGRRAGCILCVAGADAVTAKLRILLVDPVARGRGVGARLVDTCLAFAREGGYRRVTLWTNDNLVSARKLYRSRGFELVEQEPHRSFGRELVGQYWALDLDRATERG; encoded by the coding sequence ATGAGCCACATACGTCGAATCGGCCGACCCGGCGACCTCGGCTGGATCGTGCAGGCACACGGCGAGCTGTACGCGGCGGAATACGGTTTCGACGGCACCTTCGAGGCGCTGGTGGCTCGAATCGTCGCCGACTTCGCCAACGATCACGACCCGGTGCGCGAGGCGGGTTGGATCGCCGAGGTCGATGGCAGGCGGGCCGGCTGCATACTGTGCGTAGCGGGTGCGGACGCGGTCACGGCCAAGCTGCGCATTCTGCTCGTCGACCCGGTGGCGCGTGGCCGCGGCGTGGGCGCCCGGCTGGTGGACACGTGTCTCGCCTTCGCCCGCGAGGGGGGCTACCGGCGCGTCACGCTCTGGACCAACGACAACCTCGTCTCGGCCCGCAAGCTCTACCGCTCCCGCGGTTTCGAACTGGTCGAGCAGGAGCCCCACCGAAGCTTCGGCCGAGAACTCGTGGGGCAGTACTGGGCGCTCGACCTCGACCGCGCCACCGAGCGCGGGTGA
- a CDS encoding ABC transporter substrate-binding protein — translation MRKIRTLTAVVAAGCVAVLAACSTTDPNAAGGGGNPDEVKTGNGVTDSEINIGVLTDLSGPFAAGAAVQVEEKRAYWAAKNEAGGVCGRKVNLQVQDHGYDPQKAVSLYRSMSGDVVALQQVLGSPVVAAVLPLAEEDNLYVGGMGWASVALDKEVAQVPGSTYSIEAANAVDYLIDDLGVAKGSKIGHVYFVGDYGSDALAGAQHAAKERGVEIVPIEITPKDTDLSAQAASLQQQGVSAVLLSAAPSQLASLSAVLDSRGVDVPIIGNTPTFNPALLDTPSRKALVDNVYSITSIAPYTAEGENVKKSVELYESKAPNGAKGWEVPLAYAQAELLSRALEGACENGDLTPEGVVKAMRETSDLDTGGLFPGKLDYTKVGEPPTREVFVSKVDPDVPAGLRVEKTLEGPSASSYRFE, via the coding sequence ATGAGAAAGATCCGCACCCTGACAGCCGTGGTCGCCGCGGGCTGCGTGGCCGTGCTGGCCGCCTGTAGCACCACGGACCCCAACGCCGCAGGCGGAGGTGGAAACCCGGACGAGGTCAAGACCGGCAACGGCGTCACCGACTCCGAGATCAACATCGGTGTGCTGACCGACCTTTCCGGACCGTTCGCCGCGGGCGCGGCGGTGCAGGTGGAGGAGAAGCGCGCGTACTGGGCAGCCAAGAACGAGGCGGGCGGTGTCTGCGGTCGTAAGGTGAACCTGCAGGTGCAGGACCACGGCTACGACCCGCAGAAGGCGGTGTCGCTGTACCGCAGCATGTCCGGCGACGTCGTCGCGTTGCAGCAGGTGCTCGGCTCGCCGGTGGTGGCCGCCGTACTGCCGCTGGCCGAGGAGGACAACCTCTACGTCGGCGGCATGGGCTGGGCCAGCGTCGCGCTGGACAAGGAGGTGGCGCAGGTCCCCGGCTCCACCTACAGCATCGAGGCCGCCAACGCCGTCGACTATCTCATCGACGACCTCGGCGTCGCCAAGGGCAGCAAGATCGGTCACGTGTACTTCGTCGGTGACTACGGCAGCGACGCGCTGGCGGGTGCGCAGCACGCCGCGAAGGAGCGCGGTGTCGAGATCGTGCCTATCGAGATCACCCCGAAGGACACCGACCTTTCGGCGCAGGCGGCCTCGCTGCAGCAGCAAGGGGTTTCCGCGGTGCTGCTGTCGGCCGCGCCCTCGCAGCTGGCTTCGCTGTCGGCCGTGCTCGACTCCAGGGGAGTCGACGTGCCGATCATCGGCAACACGCCCACCTTCAACCCCGCGCTGCTGGACACCCCCTCGCGCAAGGCACTGGTGGACAACGTCTACAGCATCACCAGCATCGCGCCCTACACCGCCGAGGGCGAGAACGTGAAGAAGTCCGTGGAACTGTACGAGTCCAAGGCCCCCAACGGCGCCAAGGGGTGGGAGGTTCCGCTGGCCTACGCGCAGGCCGAGCTGCTGTCGCGGGCGCTGGAGGGTGCGTGCGAGAACGGTGACCTCACTCCGGAGGGCGTGGTGAAGGCGATGCGCGAGACGTCCGATCTGGACACCGGCGGGCTCTTCCCCGGCAAGTTGGACTACACCAAGGTCGGTGAGCCGCCGACGCGCGAGGTGTTCGTGTCCAAGGTGGACCCGGACGTCCCGGCCGGGCTGCGGGTCGAGAAGACCCTGGAAGGCCCGAGCGCGAGCAGCTACCGGTTCGAATGA
- a CDS encoding PucR family transcriptional regulator — MRGLASIATALAHRADELTGELVALYERELPHLVNDDENMVSLLSASVYQNIDTAFRIFQHGIDPERVEAPAAAVEYARRLAQRGTAVVDLIRAYYLGQTAVLDQALAEGARQISDPEELGLTMRHALTTTFTFIDRVTRQVVSAYEEERDRWLLNRSAVRAARVRALLDEDGVDVDATEVALGYRLRGHHVGMIAWYPADAHPPDPLVGLETVAGRLVGDGGEGRALFVPRDELCAWVWLPVEGPVLPQRRRIERVLAESDPDVRLAIGDPGVGLDGFRRTHRQALRVQALALAAGGACERALTFREVGAVALMTSDLNAARLWVEDMLGPLAVDDEQHARLRETLRVFLASGGSYTAAASRLTMHKNSVQYRVRKAEELVGRPVSDNRLDLELALNLCRWLGTGVLTRS, encoded by the coding sequence ATGCGCGGTCTGGCGAGCATCGCGACAGCTCTCGCGCACAGAGCCGACGAGCTGACCGGCGAACTCGTGGCGCTGTACGAGCGGGAGTTGCCGCACCTGGTCAACGACGACGAGAACATGGTCAGCCTGCTGTCGGCGAGTGTGTACCAAAACATCGACACGGCGTTTCGGATCTTCCAGCACGGCATCGACCCCGAACGTGTCGAGGCGCCCGCCGCCGCCGTCGAGTACGCGCGCAGGCTCGCCCAGCGCGGCACCGCGGTGGTCGATCTGATCAGGGCCTACTACCTCGGTCAGACCGCGGTGCTGGACCAGGCGCTGGCCGAGGGGGCGCGGCAGATCTCCGACCCCGAAGAGCTGGGCCTGACGATGCGGCACGCGCTCACCACCACCTTCACCTTCATCGACCGCGTCACCCGGCAGGTGGTCTCGGCCTACGAGGAGGAGCGCGACCGCTGGCTGCTCAACCGCAGCGCCGTGCGTGCGGCCAGGGTCCGCGCGTTGCTGGACGAGGACGGCGTGGACGTGGACGCCACCGAGGTGGCGCTGGGCTATCGGCTGCGCGGCCACCACGTCGGGATGATCGCGTGGTACCCCGCCGACGCGCATCCGCCTGACCCGCTCGTGGGCCTGGAGACGGTCGCGGGCCGGTTGGTGGGCGACGGTGGCGAGGGCAGGGCGCTGTTCGTGCCGAGGGACGAGCTGTGCGCGTGGGTGTGGTTGCCGGTCGAAGGGCCCGTACTGCCGCAGCGTCGCCGGATCGAGCGCGTGCTGGCCGAGTCCGACCCCGACGTGCGGCTTGCCATCGGAGATCCCGGAGTGGGTCTCGACGGCTTTCGCCGCACCCACCGGCAGGCGCTGCGCGTTCAGGCGCTCGCGCTGGCCGCGGGCGGTGCCTGCGAGCGGGCCCTGACGTTTCGCGAGGTGGGAGCGGTGGCGTTGATGACATCCGATCTCAACGCCGCGCGGCTGTGGGTGGAGGACATGCTCGGCCCGCTCGCCGTCGACGACGAGCAGCACGCGCGGCTGCGGGAGACGTTGCGGGTGTTCCTGGCCTCCGGTGGCAGCTACACGGCCGCAGCCTCCAGGTTGACGATGCACAAGAATTCGGTTCAGTACCGGGTGCGCAAGGCCGAGGAACTCGTGGGCAGGCCGGTGTCGGACAACCGGTTGGATCTTGAGCTGGCGCTGAACCTGTGCCGTTGGCTGGGAACCGGGGTACTCACCCGATCGTAG
- a CDS encoding branched-chain amino acid ABC transporter permease yields MSERMTRAAGVPMLALGGFALLAALALPLWLDDFWLQTGLFAMAAVVGAIGLTLLVGVAGQLSLGHAFFIGIGAYTYTVLVGEPGERVLGLGLPPLLALLAAGAVAGIAGALFSPIAGRLRGIYLGLASLGLVFLGRHLWINLEDLTGGFNGRSVEPFAVPGFSFSNHDPDYLAVLGTEFDGLHRQWYLFLVVALLAAWFAYGVKSSRVGRALASVRDSEVAAASAGINVTTAKATVFTLSSVYAGVGGALMALAFSRIAPDSFGLLLSIDYLVMIVLGGVGSVAGAAAGAVFVSVLPLVLAEYSAQLPFLSDVGSGGLDGATLSRLIYGAAIVAVLLFLRGGLAGGLGRLRQRLVAPTSKETVAS; encoded by the coding sequence GTGTCTGAGCGGATGACCAGGGCGGCGGGAGTCCCGATGCTCGCGCTGGGCGGGTTCGCCCTGCTGGCCGCGCTCGCGCTGCCACTGTGGCTCGACGACTTCTGGCTGCAGACGGGGCTGTTCGCCATGGCCGCCGTGGTCGGCGCCATCGGGCTGACCCTGCTGGTGGGCGTCGCAGGGCAACTGTCACTGGGGCACGCGTTCTTCATCGGCATCGGGGCCTACACCTACACGGTGCTGGTCGGCGAGCCCGGCGAACGGGTGCTCGGCCTCGGATTGCCCCCGCTGCTGGCGCTGCTGGCCGCGGGTGCGGTCGCGGGGATCGCGGGCGCGCTGTTCAGCCCCATCGCGGGCAGGCTGCGTGGCATCTACCTCGGGTTGGCGTCGCTGGGGCTGGTGTTCCTCGGCAGGCACCTGTGGATCAACCTGGAGGACCTCACCGGCGGGTTCAACGGCCGCTCGGTGGAGCCGTTCGCGGTCCCGGGGTTCAGCTTCAGCAACCACGATCCCGACTACCTCGCGGTGCTGGGCACCGAGTTCGACGGCCTGCACCGGCAGTGGTACCTGTTCCTGGTCGTCGCGCTGTTGGCGGCGTGGTTCGCCTACGGCGTCAAGTCCAGCCGGGTGGGCAGGGCGCTGGCGAGCGTACGTGACAGCGAGGTCGCCGCCGCTTCCGCGGGAATCAACGTCACCACGGCGAAGGCCACCGTGTTCACCCTCTCGTCGGTGTACGCGGGCGTGGGCGGCGCCTTGATGGCGCTGGCGTTCAGCAGGATCGCGCCCGATTCCTTCGGGTTGCTGCTGTCCATCGACTACCTGGTGATGATCGTGCTCGGTGGTGTGGGTTCGGTAGCGGGCGCCGCCGCTGGTGCGGTGTTCGTGTCCGTGTTGCCACTGGTGCTGGCCGAGTACAGCGCGCAGCTTCCGTTCCTGTCCGATGTCGGCTCCGGCGGCCTCGACGGGGCCACCCTGAGTCGCCTGATCTACGGCGCCGCGATCGTCGCCGTCCTGCTGTTCCTGCGTGGCGGCCTCGCCGGAGGTCTTGGCCGGCTGCGCCAGCGTCTTGTAGCACCGACGTCGAAGGAGACCGTCGCATCATGA
- the uvrB gene encoding excinuclease ABC subunit UvrB — protein MAFATEHPVLAHSEFRPVSEIPRSDGRFQVVSDYSPAGDQPAAIDELARRLSAGEKDVVLLGATGTGKSATTAWLIERVQRPTLVMAPNKTLAAQLANELRELFPHNAVEYFVSYYDYYQPEAYVPQTDTYIEKDSSINDDVERLRHSATMNLLSRRDVIVVASVSCIYGLGTPQSYLDRSTRLAVGDEVDRDTFLRALVDVQYTRNDLAFARGTFRVRGDTVEIIPAYEELAIRVEFFGDEIDRLYYLHPLTGDIVNEVEEVRIFPATHYVAGPERMEKAIQGIEAELAEQLQQLEKQGKLLEAQRLRMRTSYDIEMMRQIGSCSGIENYSRHVDGRPPGSAPATLLDYFPDDFLLVIDESHVTVPQIGGMYEGDASRKRTLVEHGFRLPSALDNRPLTWEEFSDRIGQTVYLSATPGPYELGQTGGEFVEQVIRPTGLVDPEVIVKPTEGQIDDLVHEIRTRADRDERVLVTTLTKKMAEDLTDYLLELGIRVRYLHSEVDTLRRVELLRQLRSGDFDVLVGINLLREGLDLPEVSLVAILDADKEGFLRSGTSLIQTIGRAARNVSGQVHMYADKVTDSMRYAIDETNRRRAKQIAYNTERGIDPQPLRKKIADILDRVYTEADDSEQQIEVGGSGRNSSRGKKPEHGDRVRSSGVLADRDVTTMPRAELADLIQQMTDQMMQAARDLQFELAARLRDEIAELKKELRGMDAAGVK, from the coding sequence GTGGCATTCGCAACCGAGCACCCCGTGCTGGCGCACTCCGAGTTCCGTCCCGTTTCCGAGATCCCCCGCTCGGACGGTCGATTCCAGGTGGTCAGCGACTACTCCCCGGCGGGCGACCAGCCCGCCGCGATCGACGAACTCGCCCGCAGGCTCTCGGCGGGCGAGAAGGACGTGGTGCTGCTCGGCGCCACCGGCACGGGCAAGTCGGCCACCACCGCGTGGCTCATCGAGCGCGTGCAGCGGCCGACGCTGGTGATGGCGCCCAACAAGACACTGGCGGCTCAGCTGGCCAACGAACTGCGGGAGCTGTTCCCGCACAACGCGGTGGAGTACTTCGTCAGCTACTACGACTACTACCAGCCCGAGGCCTACGTCCCGCAGACCGACACCTACATCGAGAAGGACTCCTCGATCAACGACGACGTGGAGCGGCTGCGGCACTCCGCGACCATGAACCTGCTCTCGCGCAGGGACGTCATCGTGGTGGCGAGCGTGTCCTGCATCTACGGCCTCGGCACACCGCAGTCCTACCTCGACCGCTCGACGCGGTTGGCGGTGGGCGACGAGGTGGACCGCGACACCTTCCTGCGCGCGTTGGTCGATGTGCAGTACACCCGCAACGACCTCGCGTTCGCGCGCGGCACGTTCCGGGTGCGCGGCGACACGGTGGAGATCATCCCGGCGTACGAGGAACTCGCGATCCGCGTGGAGTTCTTCGGCGACGAGATCGACCGGCTGTACTACCTGCACCCGCTCACCGGCGACATCGTCAACGAGGTCGAGGAGGTGCGGATCTTCCCTGCGACCCACTACGTCGCGGGGCCGGAACGGATGGAGAAGGCCATCCAGGGCATCGAGGCCGAACTCGCCGAGCAGCTGCAGCAGCTGGAGAAGCAGGGCAAGTTGCTGGAGGCGCAGCGGCTTCGGATGCGCACCAGCTACGACATCGAGATGATGCGCCAGATCGGGTCCTGTTCCGGTATCGAGAACTACTCCAGGCACGTCGACGGGCGTCCGCCGGGTTCCGCGCCCGCCACCTTGCTCGACTACTTCCCCGACGACTTCCTGCTGGTGATCGACGAGTCGCACGTGACGGTGCCGCAGATCGGCGGCATGTACGAGGGTGACGCCTCGCGCAAACGCACCCTCGTCGAGCACGGTTTCCGGCTGCCGAGCGCGCTGGACAACCGCCCGCTGACCTGGGAGGAGTTCTCCGACCGCATCGGGCAGACCGTGTACCTCTCGGCGACGCCGGGGCCGTACGAGTTGGGCCAGACCGGCGGCGAGTTCGTCGAGCAGGTGATCCGTCCCACCGGGCTCGTCGACCCCGAGGTGATCGTCAAACCCACCGAGGGCCAGATCGACGACCTGGTGCACGAGATCAGGACGCGCGCGGACCGCGACGAACGGGTGCTGGTCACCACGCTGACGAAGAAGATGGCCGAGGACCTCACCGACTACCTGCTCGAGCTGGGCATCCGCGTGCGGTACCTGCATTCCGAGGTCGACACGCTGCGCCGGGTGGAACTGCTGCGGCAGCTGCGTTCCGGCGACTTCGACGTGCTGGTCGGCATCAACCTGCTGCGGGAGGGTCTCGACCTGCCGGAGGTGTCGCTGGTGGCGATCCTGGACGCCGACAAGGAAGGTTTCCTGCGCAGCGGCACCTCGCTGATCCAGACGATCGGTCGTGCGGCCCGCAACGTGTCCGGCCAGGTGCACATGTACGCGGACAAGGTCACCGACTCGATGCGCTACGCCATCGACGAGACCAACCGGCGGCGTGCCAAGCAGATCGCGTACAACACCGAGCGCGGGATCGATCCGCAGCCGCTGCGCAAGAAGATCGCCGACATCCTCGACCGCGTCTACACCGAGGCGGACGACTCCGAGCAGCAGATCGAGGTGGGCGGTTCCGGGCGTAACTCCTCGCGCGGCAAGAAGCCGGAGCATGGTGACAGGGTGCGCAGCTCGGGCGTGCTGGCCGACCGGGACGTGACAACCATGCCGCGTGCCGAGCTGGCCGACCTCATCCAGCAGATGACCGACCAGATGATGCAGGCGGCCAGGGACCTGCAGTTCGAACTGGCCGCCCGGCTGCGCGACGAGATCGCCGAGTTGAAGAAGGAACTACGCGGGATGGACGCGGCCGGAGTCAAGTAA
- a CDS encoding TetR/AcrR family transcriptional regulator, protein MSDAASTDFTDGEPDRPAPPSPRKTELLERAYRYALEHGIAGISLRPLAAAIDSSPRVLLFLFGSKEELVRALLARARAEELALLERLRAGARQPLGLAVVVEHLWEWLAAEQRCGLLKLWVEGYARSLIEPDGPWAGFAVDTVEDWLDVLAAHQPPAERDTEEGRAMRTEVLALLRGTLLDLLATGDRERTTAAVRMRVRSLRARE, encoded by the coding sequence ATGAGCGATGCGGCCTCAACCGATTTCACCGACGGGGAACCCGACCGACCGGCTCCCCCGTCGCCGCGCAAGACCGAACTGCTGGAACGGGCCTACCGGTACGCGCTCGAACACGGCATCGCGGGCATCTCGCTGCGGCCGCTGGCCGCCGCGATCGACTCCAGCCCGCGGGTACTGCTTTTCCTGTTCGGCAGCAAGGAAGAACTTGTGCGCGCCTTGCTGGCGAGGGCGCGCGCGGAGGAACTGGCGCTGCTGGAACGGCTGCGGGCCGGAGCGCGGCAGCCACTCGGGCTGGCTGTCGTGGTCGAGCACCTGTGGGAATGGCTGGCCGCCGAGCAGCGGTGCGGGCTGCTGAAGCTGTGGGTCGAGGGGTACGCGCGTTCGCTGATCGAACCGGACGGTCCGTGGGCCGGGTTCGCGGTGGACACCGTCGAGGACTGGCTGGACGTGCTCGCCGCTCACCAGCCACCGGCCGAACGGGACACCGAGGAGGGCCGGGCGATGCGCACCGAGGTGCTCGCGTTGCTGCGAGGCACCTTGCTGGACCTGCTGGCGACCGGCGATCGGGAACGAACCACCGCCGCCGTACGCATGCGGGTGCGTTCGTTGCGAGCGCGTGAGTGA
- a CDS encoding DUF402 domain-containing protein: protein MAVHPPKHERFDVDAMTNTDPKGTVRAVQEYRVEPFGLYLARPVPGRAQFHYLESWLLPELGLRVSDFWFNPGHERDQDFYLDIVTVEVDARDRAWHTTDLYLDLVLRCHRDVRVVDTDELLAATAAGLVSQRQATWALDTAFGTVDSLARYGYDLAAWLATLGVQLRWKRHPKAG from the coding sequence ATGGCCGTACACCCGCCCAAACACGAACGGTTCGACGTCGACGCGATGACCAACACCGACCCCAAGGGCACCGTCCGCGCGGTGCAGGAGTACCGGGTCGAGCCGTTCGGGCTGTACCTGGCGCGACCGGTGCCCGGCCGGGCGCAGTTCCACTACCTCGAGTCGTGGCTGCTGCCGGAACTGGGGCTGCGCGTCTCCGACTTCTGGTTCAACCCCGGCCACGAACGCGATCAGGACTTCTACCTCGACATCGTGACGGTCGAGGTCGACGCCCGCGACCGCGCGTGGCACACCACCGATCTGTACCTGGACCTCGTGCTGCGCTGCCACCGTGACGTGCGGGTGGTGGACACCGACGAGTTACTCGCCGCCACGGCCGCCGGGCTGGTGTCGCAGCGGCAGGCGACGTGGGCACTCGACACCGCCTTCGGCACCGTGGACTCACTCGCCCGGTACGGCTACGACCTCGCCGCTTGGCTGGCGACGCTGGGTGTCCAGCTGCGCTGGAAACGTCACCCGAAGGCCGGCTGA
- a CDS encoding acetamidase/formamidase family protein: MTMPIWERRKLLRAATGLAVAGAAAVPTPTAAASTRGRGPSILQPNAGPRRGHYLAARPDTVTWGRLPNRDSTPAAVIDSGSVITIDTVSHEGVLEDQGQDPMEYFTGHGVRPSQVLTDAVEVAAGVPHDGPGPHVITGPVAIRGAEPGHTLKIEVLDLRLRVPYGVVSNRHGKGALPGEYPDAWVGRPELAAYFNPGGNISVFTKVGSRRGELVGVLPGELARFPLAPFLGVMGVARDTSELVNSVPPTDAGGNIDINDLGLGSTLYLPVRVPGALFFTGDPHMAQGDGEVALTAMEGSLRATFRLTTIPPGGPAPKLAFDEPFGETRDHWVPIGLSDPDGPADGQQTSLDVAMKRAVRSALRFLTEERGMPEPLAYAYLSAATDFQVSQVVDITTGIHGLIRKTDFGR, translated from the coding sequence ATGACGATGCCGATATGGGAACGCAGGAAGCTGCTGAGAGCGGCGACCGGACTCGCGGTGGCGGGCGCGGCCGCCGTGCCCACGCCGACCGCCGCAGCGAGCACCCGAGGGCGGGGACCCTCGATCCTGCAACCGAACGCGGGGCCGCGACGAGGGCATTACCTCGCGGCGAGACCGGACACCGTGACCTGGGGCAGGCTGCCCAACCGCGACAGCACACCCGCGGCGGTGATCGACTCCGGCTCGGTGATCACCATCGACACGGTCTCCCACGAGGGCGTGCTCGAGGACCAGGGCCAGGATCCGATGGAGTACTTCACCGGGCACGGCGTGCGGCCGTCGCAGGTCCTCACCGACGCCGTCGAGGTGGCCGCCGGCGTGCCCCACGACGGGCCCGGCCCACACGTGATCACCGGACCGGTCGCGATCCGCGGTGCCGAACCGGGGCACACGCTGAAGATCGAGGTGCTGGACCTGCGGCTGCGAGTGCCGTACGGAGTGGTGTCCAACCGGCACGGCAAGGGCGCGCTGCCCGGCGAGTATCCCGATGCCTGGGTGGGCAGGCCTGAGTTGGCGGCCTACTTCAACCCCGGCGGCAACATCAGCGTGTTCACCAAGGTCGGCAGCCGACGTGGCGAACTGGTCGGTGTGCTGCCCGGCGAACTCGCCCGGTTCCCGCTGGCGCCGTTCCTCGGTGTAATGGGCGTCGCGCGGGACACCTCGGAGCTGGTGAACTCGGTGCCACCGACCGACGCGGGCGGCAATATCGACATCAACGACCTCGGCCTCGGCAGCACCCTGTACCTGCCGGTGCGAGTGCCCGGCGCGCTGTTCTTCACCGGCGACCCGCACATGGCTCAGGGCGACGGCGAGGTGGCGCTGACGGCGATGGAAGGCTCGCTGCGCGCGACCTTCCGGCTGACCACGATCCCGCCGGGAGGGCCCGCACCGAAGCTCGCCTTCGACGAGCCGTTCGGCGAGACCCGCGACCACTGGGTACCGATCGGACTGTCCGATCCGGACGGTCCGGCCGACGGGCAGCAGACCAGTCTGGACGTTGCCATGAAACGGGCTGTGCGCAGCGCGCTGCGGTTTCTCACCGAGGAGCGGGGAATGCCGGAACCCCTCGCCTACGCCTATCTCAGCGCGGCCACCGACTTCCAGGTGTCCCAGGTGGTCGACATCACCACCGGCATACACGGCCTCATCCGCAAGACCGATTTCGGCCGCTGA
- a CDS encoding class I adenylate-forming enzyme family protein yields the protein MSLARSQWQAVPPPALDEAVVGDVLRRAARLGPADVVLTTVGSRGEHSWTAARLLEDAEAVAASLLRRHPVGSHIATFLSNGPQAVLLQLGVALAGMVLVPVNPKSRPPELEHALTLASAVSVHVDNDGADLVRSVVSRLPDPPEVVVVGEDPRSLLGDDEPAALPVVDPDSPAQIQFTSGTSGPAKGVRIHHRGMVDTAHAFARRIGLPPGGVWLNPMPLFHTAGNVLGVLGALWQRAEHIVMPFEPGAVLRVLRERAVTLLSAAPTLLHLLMSRPDFPAGRFESLRVVFTGGSTLTPRMVEAIESGFGARLSVTFGMTETCGCALQTAPLTDSDEVRRNTVGLPIEGTDVRVAGPDGTALPVGQRGELLLRGSRITRGYHDDPEATAKALDGEGWLHTGDLAEMDARGRLRIVGRLKDMIKTGGENVSPEEVEDVLTGHADVERAAVVGAPDERWGELVVAFVVPSNASPPDIEALDAYCRQRLAPFKVPRRWHVVAELPMTASAKVRRAELRQRAAQPHP from the coding sequence ATGAGCCTGGCACGCTCGCAGTGGCAGGCGGTGCCGCCCCCGGCGCTGGACGAAGCCGTAGTCGGCGACGTGCTGCGCAGGGCGGCCCGCCTGGGCCCCGCCGACGTGGTACTGACCACGGTCGGTTCCCGCGGTGAGCACAGCTGGACGGCGGCGCGGCTGCTCGAGGACGCGGAGGCGGTCGCCGCCTCGCTGCTGCGTCGCCATCCGGTGGGTTCGCACATCGCGACCTTCCTGTCCAACGGGCCGCAGGCGGTGCTGCTGCAACTCGGGGTGGCGCTGGCCGGCATGGTGCTGGTTCCGGTGAATCCCAAGTCGAGGCCACCGGAGCTGGAGCACGCGCTCACGCTCGCCTCGGCGGTCAGCGTTCACGTGGACAACGACGGCGCCGACCTGGTGCGTTCGGTGGTGTCCCGGCTGCCGGACCCGCCCGAGGTGGTGGTGGTCGGCGAGGATCCGCGCTCGCTGCTCGGCGACGATGAACCGGCCGCGCTGCCCGTCGTGGACCCCGATTCGCCTGCGCAGATCCAGTTCACCTCGGGAACGAGCGGCCCGGCGAAGGGCGTGCGCATCCACCATCGCGGCATGGTCGACACCGCGCATGCCTTCGCCCGCCGCATCGGGCTGCCGCCGGGCGGGGTGTGGCTCAACCCGATGCCGCTGTTCCACACCGCGGGCAACGTGCTCGGCGTGCTCGGGGCTCTGTGGCAGCGGGCCGAGCACATCGTGATGCCGTTCGAGCCGGGCGCGGTGTTGCGGGTGCTGCGGGAGCGGGCCGTGACCCTGCTTTCGGCCGCGCCCACACTGCTGCACCTGCTCATGTCCAGGCCGGACTTCCCTGCCGGGCGTTTCGAGTCGTTGCGGGTGGTGTTCACCGGCGGTTCCACACTGACACCGAGGATGGTCGAGGCCATCGAGTCCGGCTTCGGCGCGCGGCTGTCGGTGACGTTCGGGATGACCGAGACCTGTGGTTGCGCGCTTCAGACGGCGCCGCTGACCGACAGCGACGAGGTGCGAAGGAACACGGTCGGCCTGCCGATCGAGGGCACCGACGTGCGGGTCGCGGGCCCCGACGGGACCGCGCTGCCGGTGGGGCAGCGCGGGGAGTTGCTGCTGCGCGGCTCCCGTATCACCAGGGGTTACCACGACGACCCTGAGGCCACCGCGAAGGCTCTCGACGGCGAGGGCTGGCTGCACACCGGCGATCTGGCCGAGATGGACGCCCGTGGCAGGCTGCGCATCGTCGGCAGGCTCAAGGACATGATCAAGACCGGTGGTGAGAACGTTTCCCCCGAGGAGGTCGAGGACGTGCTCACCGGTCACGCGGACGTCGAAAGGGCGGCCGTGGTGGGTGCACCGGACGAGCGGTGGGGCGAGCTGGTGGTGGCGTTCGTGGTGCCGTCGAACGCGTCGCCGCCGGACATCGAGGCGCTGGACGCCTACTGCAGGCAGCGGTTGGCGCCGTTCAAGGTGCCGCGACGCTGGCACGTGGTGGCGGAGTTGCCGATGACGGCCTCGGCCAAGGTGCGCAGGGCCGAGCTGAGACAGCGCGCGGCCCAACCTCACCCCTGA